Proteins from a genomic interval of Rubinisphaera italica:
- a CDS encoding serine/threonine protein kinase, with protein sequence MSKSSLWVWPFELIEKIGEGGMGVVYRARYVKDDRMFAVKLIPEEITNPTLLARFEREIQVLKKLRHPNIVRAFGGVCEDKQRFYAMELVEGGTLWDKIQKAGYLDWQKITDYGQQMCAALAYAHNQKIVHRDIKPNNFLITKAGQIKLSDFGLVSVMSEAKLTADGRTMGTVQYMSPEQIRGKPPLTQASDLYSLGCVFYEMLTGQPPFTGESPGQILHAHLTEPVQPISKVNRECPASLERLVLQLLEKDIQHRPGSAMEVAEELSRIRISPQLVDTKLSSGSGTKVAAKLDNFEASKELKSTYRIFEQSLKVFWIALCASIILLAAVWAVSLFQSDPGTDLWIEALQSAPNEDVQIAAAHSLARLSEGDSSLLDYLIETAENENATPASRAASLEALSTQPKQTNQYRSRINKLAKSDPNQNIRLAAIECLKVLE encoded by the coding sequence ATGTCTAAATCCAGTTTATGGGTCTGGCCGTTTGAACTGATTGAAAAAATCGGTGAAGGCGGAATGGGTGTTGTCTATCGGGCAAGGTACGTCAAAGACGACCGCATGTTTGCAGTCAAACTGATTCCCGAAGAAATTACAAATCCGACTCTTCTGGCTCGATTTGAACGTGAAATTCAAGTCCTCAAAAAATTGCGCCATCCGAATATTGTCCGCGCTTTCGGAGGTGTCTGCGAGGATAAACAACGCTTTTACGCAATGGAACTTGTCGAAGGCGGAACTCTCTGGGACAAAATTCAGAAAGCTGGCTATCTCGACTGGCAGAAAATTACCGATTATGGCCAGCAGATGTGTGCAGCTCTGGCATATGCCCACAACCAGAAAATAGTTCATCGGGATATCAAGCCAAATAATTTTCTGATCACTAAAGCCGGACAGATTAAGCTGAGTGATTTCGGTCTGGTTAGCGTGATGTCAGAAGCCAAATTAACGGCTGATGGGCGGACCATGGGCACTGTCCAGTATATGTCTCCCGAGCAGATTCGTGGAAAACCTCCGCTGACTCAAGCAAGTGACTTATATTCCCTTGGCTGTGTCTTTTATGAAATGCTCACAGGACAGCCACCATTTACTGGCGAGAGTCCTGGTCAGATTCTTCATGCCCATTTGACCGAGCCGGTTCAGCCGATTTCAAAAGTCAATCGGGAATGTCCGGCTTCTCTGGAGCGATTGGTGCTTCAGCTTCTGGAAAAAGATATTCAACATCGTCCCGGCTCTGCCATGGAAGTGGCAGAGGAGCTTTCACGAATTCGAATTTCCCCCCAACTCGTCGATACTAAGTTATCATCTGGGTCAGGAACGAAAGTCGCAGCGAAGCTGGATAATTTTGAAGCCAGTAAAGAATTGAAGTCGACTTACCGGATCTTCGAACAATCACTGAAGGTTTTTTGGATCGCTCTGTGTGCCTCGATTATACTCTTGGCTGCTGTCTGGGCGGTCTCTTTGTTTCAGTCTGATCCGGGAACGGATCTGTGGATTGAAGCTTTGCAATCTGCACCGAACGAAGATGTTCAAATCGCAGCGGCTCATTCCCTGGCGCGATTATCTGAAGGCGACAGTAGCCTGCTGGACTATCTGATTGAAACCGCTGAGAACGAAAACGCAACTCCGGCATCTCGAGCAGCCTCACTGGAAGCATTGTCCACTCAACCGAAGCAGACTAATCAGTATCGTTCAAGAATCAATAAACTCGCTAAATCCGATCCCAACCAAAATATTCGATTGGCTGCGATTGAATGCCTCAAAGTGCTTGAGTGA
- a CDS encoding sugar phosphate isomerase/epimerase family protein gives MKYGMNLLLWTAGVTEDHFSLLDDIKSWGYDGVELPMFDFDLGMNQKIGEKLKSTGLGATAVTVCTPEENPISPDAAIRQAGLERLKRAIDACQAAGAEKLCGPIHSALGEFTGSGRTEDEWKWAQEILTQAADHAKQADVTLVCEYLNRFECYFLNCAEDCSRFTREVNHPNLKMMYDTFHANIEEKSITGAVEACQDQMVHVHISENDRSTPGEGGVNWDESFAALKKVNYDGWFVIEAFGLALPELAAATRIWRRMYPSEEHLAKEGLAFMKSRWENS, from the coding sequence ATGAAATATGGCATGAATCTACTCCTGTGGACTGCCGGAGTGACCGAAGACCATTTCTCTCTGCTCGATGATATCAAGAGCTGGGGCTACGATGGCGTTGAACTGCCGATGTTCGATTTCGATCTGGGCATGAACCAGAAAATTGGTGAGAAGCTGAAATCAACAGGACTGGGAGCGACGGCGGTTACAGTTTGCACGCCCGAAGAAAATCCGATCTCACCCGATGCTGCGATTCGTCAGGCTGGACTGGAAAGACTCAAACGGGCGATTGATGCCTGTCAGGCTGCTGGTGCAGAAAAACTTTGCGGGCCGATTCACTCTGCTCTGGGAGAATTTACCGGTTCTGGACGAACGGAAGACGAATGGAAATGGGCTCAGGAAATTCTAACTCAAGCAGCAGATCATGCGAAACAGGCTGACGTGACTCTGGTCTGCGAGTACCTGAACCGATTTGAATGTTACTTCCTGAACTGTGCAGAAGATTGCTCGCGCTTCACACGTGAAGTCAATCATCCGAATCTCAAAATGATGTACGACACCTTCCATGCAAACATCGAAGAAAAATCAATCACTGGTGCTGTCGAAGCCTGTCAGGACCAAATGGTCCATGTGCACATTTCCGAGAATGATCGTTCCACTCCCGGAGAAGGGGGCGTGAACTGGGACGAATCATTCGCGGCTTTGAAGAAGGTCAATTACGACGGCTGGTTCGTCATCGAAGCCTTCGGCCTGGCTTTGCCGGAACTGGCAGCCGCGACTCGCATCTGGCGTCGCATGTATCCCAGCGAAGAACATCTGGCCAAAGAAGGCCTCGCCTTCATGAAGAGCCGCTGGGAAAATAGCTAA
- a CDS encoding site-2 protease family protein, whose translation MSYQVRSDLEIFRLEGEPVPSWVVRDPLSGACYRFGAEEHFLLESLQTESTLTEIITQFRRKFSGRMLSRGELLEILGSWIRQNLVLTDQPAPESPQSNVFGVLARSNPLVIRFRGWNPQKFLEATEFWVRPFFSWTFLLASSLLICWAFLIAMQSFGKIGMELSELPLLFEPRHWLLAIGILSLTKVFHELGHAYSCRRFGGSCTEMGVMFLAFIPCLYCNVTDAWTFPRRSQRIAVSAAGILVDLWFASAAFLLWSISQPGLFHSLCLLVAIAGSVNSLLLNGNPLMRYDGYFLLSDLTGIANLRAEAMQQSRRVLWRFLFGPDILQRPQRFSATLASYGFAASLYLWLVIGLILMGVYLALKPWGLQSLSLILAVMVVPATVLSGVMTLQNQAQRERKLRRGSLGRKLLAGGSLALMFLFLLWYPFPRWISSTGCVRPVQSQIIIAPETGILIRTIAEKQLVHSGDVVLKMSQRDLDQRIAVLETSQKKLDSREQAIRRMQTQVSDASAALSLTQELQLATQEQINQALSKQDEFSIASQLEGICLRASVNPMQQPYQFDNPLDSRNLGLAVTVGQPLAMIAATENSEILVSIPEYWAREIQTGRQVAVYVPELCGHYLTGRITQIATSAQRSRDSVSDFPEYATLSQFRKSEPGVNSQSELFAVVSLDQTPDFPLNYFQIAPVRIEVTSASLVTRISDFLNRTFTGVY comes from the coding sequence ATGTCTTATCAGGTACGTAGTGATCTTGAAATCTTTCGGCTCGAAGGTGAGCCTGTGCCATCCTGGGTGGTGCGGGATCCCCTTTCGGGCGCGTGCTACCGCTTTGGAGCCGAAGAACATTTTCTGCTGGAATCTCTCCAGACCGAATCGACTCTCACAGAGATAATCACTCAATTTCGCAGGAAATTTTCCGGGCGAATGCTTTCTCGCGGAGAGCTTCTGGAAATTCTGGGAAGTTGGATTCGGCAGAATCTGGTGTTGACCGATCAGCCTGCTCCTGAGTCTCCGCAATCAAATGTCTTTGGCGTTCTTGCTCGCTCGAATCCTCTTGTGATTCGCTTTCGAGGCTGGAACCCTCAGAAATTTCTTGAGGCGACAGAATTCTGGGTTCGTCCTTTTTTCTCGTGGACATTTTTATTGGCCTCATCGCTACTTATATGCTGGGCCTTTCTAATTGCGATGCAATCCTTCGGTAAAATTGGAATGGAGCTGAGCGAACTTCCTTTACTCTTCGAGCCCAGGCATTGGCTATTGGCGATTGGAATACTGAGTCTGACTAAAGTTTTCCATGAGTTGGGTCATGCCTACAGTTGTCGGCGATTTGGTGGTTCGTGCACCGAAATGGGAGTCATGTTTCTGGCATTTATTCCTTGCCTGTATTGTAATGTGACCGATGCCTGGACCTTCCCCCGCCGCTCTCAGCGAATAGCCGTCAGTGCGGCCGGAATATTAGTTGATCTGTGGTTCGCCTCGGCTGCTTTTCTCCTCTGGTCGATTAGTCAACCAGGTTTGTTTCATTCTCTCTGCTTACTGGTTGCCATCGCTGGATCTGTCAATTCGCTGCTGCTCAATGGCAATCCACTCATGAGATATGACGGTTATTTCTTACTGAGTGATCTAACTGGAATTGCGAATTTACGAGCAGAAGCGATGCAGCAGTCGCGCAGAGTGTTGTGGCGATTTCTGTTCGGACCGGACATTTTACAACGTCCCCAACGATTTTCAGCGACTTTAGCCAGCTACGGCTTTGCGGCCAGTCTCTACTTATGGCTTGTGATTGGATTGATATTGATGGGCGTTTACCTGGCGTTGAAACCTTGGGGATTGCAATCGCTCAGTTTGATCTTGGCCGTTATGGTTGTTCCTGCCACTGTTTTATCGGGAGTAATGACATTGCAAAATCAGGCTCAGCGAGAGCGTAAACTGCGTCGTGGAAGTTTGGGACGTAAATTACTGGCCGGGGGATCTCTGGCGTTGATGTTTCTGTTTCTTCTCTGGTATCCCTTTCCTCGCTGGATTTCATCAACTGGCTGTGTCCGTCCAGTTCAAAGCCAAATCATTATTGCTCCCGAAACAGGAATATTGATCCGTACGATTGCTGAAAAACAATTGGTCCACTCTGGAGATGTTGTACTGAAAATGTCGCAGCGAGATCTTGATCAGCGAATTGCAGTCCTGGAGACCAGTCAAAAGAAGCTGGACTCTCGTGAACAGGCGATACGACGGATGCAGACGCAAGTCTCTGATGCGTCGGCTGCACTCTCGCTGACGCAGGAATTGCAACTCGCCACGCAGGAGCAAATCAATCAGGCACTCTCGAAACAGGACGAATTTTCAATTGCATCTCAACTCGAAGGGATTTGTTTGAGGGCTTCAGTAAATCCTATGCAGCAACCGTATCAATTTGATAATCCACTTGATTCCCGAAATCTGGGACTGGCAGTTACAGTCGGTCAACCTCTGGCAATGATTGCCGCTACCGAGAACTCCGAAATACTGGTCAGTATTCCAGAGTATTGGGCCAGAGAAATCCAGACGGGCCGGCAAGTTGCAGTGTATGTTCCTGAATTATGTGGCCATTATTTAACCGGTCGAATTACACAAATTGCCACGTCAGCTCAGAGAAGCCGGGACTCGGTATCTGACTTTCCTGAATATGCTACGTTGAGTCAATTTCGAAAATCGGAACCGGGAGTCAATTCTCAATCGGAACTATTTGCTGTTGTCTCACTCGATCAGACTCCTGATTTTCCACTGAATTATTTTCAGATTGCCCCCGTCAGAATCGAAGTCACATCCGCTTCGCTCGTCACCCGTATCTCCGACTTTCTCAACCGCACGTTTACTGGTGTTTACTGA
- a CDS encoding ATP-grasp domain-containing protein: MQSILISEFICSGALTGISLPESLAREGLGMLRAVCADAVNSSKFKVYTTIDHRLKLNISEVHCTEVFSEDDEWLQFQKLAKLCDLTLVIAPEFNKILLDRVQWLVDNNCRHCLSDPHFIERTSNKLEFANWAVPEDIPTPRTLRIDLHEISLKHEHAMGFHYPLIIKPQWGAGAMATALLLSDEDFSQFRNENLQSEYGPFLIQPYYEGIPLSLSCIRNPANQSITWTPLGRQEFNGLRYLGGTISFACEVEKSAFDISEKVVRQHPGLNGWIGFDFLFCHDRDEPMVLLEVNPRLTTSYLGYRQLTQSNLAAIMLGCESDSPIEWSNQPIQFRLES; the protein is encoded by the coding sequence ATGCAAAGCATTTTGATTTCTGAATTTATCTGTAGTGGAGCACTCACAGGGATTTCACTTCCGGAATCACTGGCCCGGGAAGGTCTGGGTATGTTGCGGGCCGTTTGTGCTGATGCGGTCAACTCATCAAAATTCAAAGTGTATACGACGATTGATCATCGATTGAAATTGAATATTTCGGAAGTGCACTGTACAGAAGTTTTCTCTGAAGATGATGAGTGGCTGCAGTTTCAGAAACTGGCAAAACTTTGCGATCTTACTCTCGTGATCGCACCCGAGTTCAACAAGATTCTGCTGGATCGTGTGCAATGGTTGGTCGACAACAATTGTCGCCATTGTTTATCGGATCCACATTTTATTGAACGGACTTCGAATAAACTGGAATTTGCAAACTGGGCAGTTCCTGAAGACATTCCTACTCCACGCACGCTGAGGATTGATCTTCATGAGATCTCACTGAAGCATGAACATGCCATGGGTTTTCATTATCCATTGATCATAAAACCTCAGTGGGGAGCGGGTGCGATGGCAACTGCACTGCTATTGAGTGATGAAGATTTCAGTCAGTTCCGTAATGAGAACCTTCAATCGGAATATGGTCCATTTCTCATTCAACCGTATTACGAGGGAATTCCGCTTTCACTCTCGTGCATCAGGAATCCTGCCAATCAGTCAATCACCTGGACACCTCTTGGCCGGCAGGAGTTCAATGGTTTGAGATATCTGGGCGGGACGATTTCCTTCGCGTGTGAAGTTGAAAAATCAGCATTCGATATTTCGGAAAAGGTTGTCAGACAGCACCCCGGCTTGAATGGTTGGATAGGCTTTGACTTCCTTTTCTGCCATGATCGAGATGAACCAATGGTTTTATTGGAAGTCAATCCCCGATTGACGACGAGCTATCTGGGCTATCGACAATTGACGCAATCGAATCTGGCCGCAATCATGTTAGGATGTGAGAGCGATTCTCCCATTGAGTGGTCGAATCAGCCCATTCAATTTCGACTCGAATCCTGA
- a CDS encoding NAD(P)/FAD-dependent oxidoreductase codes for MKLRLTNVELPVLEGEEALPEQICARLNIPDSDLGPWRILRKSLDARNRYSLQFVYSVAVELKSDQVPEKLIQLPGVAAFEPKDFDDPPPGNQSLENRPVVVGSGPAGLLAAYYLAKRGYRPLVVERGQPVKERVPAIRDFDRGGKFQEQNNYLFGEGGAGCFSDGKLTCRMTGADVDWVLESFVDCGGRDSILYEQRPHLGSNKLPMICRNFRRKIEAAGGEYLFDCCVEGLIVRDGQIVGLQTSSGEIATHHVILGIGHSARDTYEMLHELGVPMIQKPFQLGLRIEQSQEQINAHKYGHSEYEQILGAADYTIVAKGQRDLYSFCMCAGGFVIPSVSEPGMFCTNGMSRSRHDTPYANSGLMVTLEPHEFGSPHPLAGMELQRKFERIAYELGRADYLCPIQSAESFLNPGSSSTSLPSSYERGVVLADLHAVLPDAVSKAIEIGLPLMDQKWRGDFLKNATLVGPEMRGSAPVRIDRDLKSRQTQGFQGLYPVGEGAGYAGGIITAAVDGLRSAREIVREFAAIGH; via the coding sequence ATGAAATTACGTCTGACAAATGTGGAATTGCCGGTTCTGGAAGGCGAAGAGGCTCTGCCAGAGCAGATTTGCGCTCGCTTGAATATTCCGGATTCGGATTTGGGACCCTGGCGGATTCTTCGGAAAAGTCTGGATGCACGGAATCGTTACAGCCTGCAGTTTGTGTATTCGGTTGCCGTTGAACTCAAGAGTGATCAGGTTCCCGAAAAACTGATTCAGCTGCCGGGGGTTGCAGCTTTTGAGCCGAAGGATTTCGATGATCCTCCACCCGGGAATCAGTCACTGGAGAATCGTCCAGTTGTTGTCGGTTCGGGACCGGCTGGCCTGCTGGCGGCTTATTATCTGGCGAAACGTGGCTATCGTCCGTTGGTTGTCGAACGTGGACAGCCTGTCAAAGAACGTGTGCCTGCCATTCGGGATTTTGATCGTGGTGGAAAATTTCAGGAGCAGAATAATTATCTCTTCGGAGAAGGAGGAGCAGGCTGTTTCAGTGATGGTAAGTTGACCTGCAGAATGACGGGGGCTGATGTCGACTGGGTTCTGGAATCCTTTGTCGATTGCGGGGGGCGGGATTCAATTCTCTACGAACAGCGACCCCATTTGGGGAGCAATAAATTACCGATGATCTGTCGGAATTTTCGCCGCAAGATTGAAGCTGCGGGGGGAGAGTATCTGTTTGATTGTTGCGTCGAGGGTTTGATTGTTCGTGATGGGCAAATCGTCGGGCTGCAAACTTCTTCCGGAGAAATCGCGACGCATCATGTCATTCTTGGCATCGGGCATAGTGCACGTGATACTTACGAGATGCTGCATGAACTTGGTGTGCCGATGATTCAGAAGCCGTTCCAGTTGGGGCTGAGAATCGAACAATCTCAGGAGCAGATTAATGCCCACAAATATGGTCATTCCGAATACGAACAGATTTTGGGAGCAGCGGACTACACGATCGTGGCAAAAGGGCAGAGGGATCTGTATTCCTTCTGTATGTGTGCAGGGGGATTTGTCATCCCATCCGTCTCTGAACCGGGCATGTTCTGCACGAATGGGATGAGTCGTTCCCGCCACGATACGCCGTATGCGAACAGCGGATTGATGGTGACACTCGAACCTCATGAATTTGGCAGTCCTCATCCGCTGGCAGGGATGGAATTGCAGCGTAAGTTTGAACGAATCGCTTATGAATTGGGGCGAGCCGATTACCTATGTCCGATTCAATCGGCTGAAAGTTTTCTGAATCCTGGTTCGTCTTCAACATCACTTCCCTCTTCTTATGAACGCGGCGTTGTGCTGGCGGATTTACATGCGGTGTTGCCGGATGCAGTATCGAAGGCGATTGAGATCGGTTTACCACTGATGGATCAGAAATGGCGGGGTGATTTTTTGAAGAACGCGACTCTGGTTGGACCAGAAATGCGGGGGAGTGCACCAGTGCGTATCGATCGTGACTTAAAATCGCGGCAAACTCAAGGATTTCAAGGCCTGTATCCTGTCGGAGAGGGAGCCGGCTACGCCGGGGGAATCATTACCGCAGCAGTGGATGGGTTACGGTCTGCGCGGGAAATCGTTCGTGAATTTGCTGCAATCGGCCATTAG
- a CDS encoding tetratricopeptide repeat protein, with product MPNPLKISFLSGMFLLPLAMGCATTNSHSFVSSSRSTEITATPSMKQMLLKAEGLEKQGEKDRARLAYEDLKKAYPYSEDAKLADQRILALTSKPALMTADVNLPEQKRSVELATAMTPARIVGEDASAPFTLTAKTPVAQKSPETENKFPVADIIPVSAEVIATTENSETAPEFLFNTETEAKTASPKIVTWRESKPEFDWSSSGWKSTSQKKTQ from the coding sequence ATGCCCAATCCGCTAAAAATCTCATTCCTGTCAGGCATGTTCCTGTTACCACTGGCGATGGGTTGTGCGACCACAAATTCTCATTCATTCGTGTCGTCCTCGCGCTCGACCGAAATTACAGCGACTCCATCCATGAAACAAATGCTGCTTAAGGCAGAAGGCCTTGAGAAGCAAGGGGAAAAAGACCGCGCTCGGCTCGCCTACGAAGACCTGAAAAAAGCATATCCTTATTCAGAAGATGCTAAACTTGCGGATCAACGAATTTTGGCACTCACATCCAAACCAGCCTTGATGACTGCGGATGTAAATTTACCAGAACAAAAAAGATCGGTCGAACTCGCAACTGCAATGACTCCTGCACGAATTGTTGGGGAAGACGCTTCTGCACCCTTCACACTGACAGCAAAAACACCTGTTGCTCAAAAGAGTCCTGAAACTGAAAATAAATTCCCAGTCGCGGACATTATCCCAGTCTCCGCTGAAGTGATTGCGACGACTGAAAATTCTGAGACTGCCCCAGAGTTTCTGTTCAATACGGAGACTGAAGCGAAAACAGCATCTCCCAAGATCGTGACCTGGCGGGAATCGAAGCCGGAATTCGATTGGTCTTCCTCGGGTTGGAAATCGACATCTCAGAAAAAGACACAATAA
- a CDS encoding SDR family NAD(P)-dependent oxidoreductase, translating into MNNRWALVTGASSGIGAEFARQLAACGTHLVMTARRVELLNELAAELQTKHNIQTRVIPADLSQADEIDQLLEKIHSENLQVDLVINNAGFGSVTNPEMADQEHLLKMVDVNVRAVTQISYAFLTEMLERNSGTILNVSSVVGFQPVTYMGVYAATKAFVLSLSEALSAEIGSSKVQVITLCPATTRTDFFDSAGAKGWLNRFPGLTPEYVVRKAILAIRKQQRLCVPGWNYQLMTFLPRIMPRGLNLFISKMLFKQTIVEKQQGQQNVEGH; encoded by the coding sequence TTGAATAATCGCTGGGCATTGGTGACGGGGGCTTCGAGTGGAATCGGAGCAGAGTTTGCCCGTCAACTGGCTGCCTGTGGCACTCATCTGGTGATGACTGCTCGCCGGGTCGAGTTACTGAATGAACTGGCTGCAGAGCTTCAAACAAAACACAACATTCAAACACGGGTTATTCCAGCCGACTTAAGTCAGGCTGACGAAATTGATCAACTGCTCGAAAAGATCCATTCCGAAAATCTTCAGGTCGATCTGGTCATCAATAATGCTGGTTTCGGGAGTGTGACAAATCCTGAAATGGCCGATCAGGAGCATCTGTTGAAGATGGTCGATGTGAATGTGCGAGCAGTCACGCAAATTTCCTATGCGTTTCTCACGGAAATGCTGGAACGGAATAGCGGAACCATTCTGAATGTCTCGTCCGTGGTGGGCTTTCAACCAGTGACTTACATGGGCGTTTATGCAGCTACTAAAGCGTTTGTCTTGAGTTTGAGCGAAGCGTTATCTGCGGAAATCGGATCGTCGAAGGTGCAGGTTATCACATTATGCCCGGCGACTACCCGTACGGATTTTTTCGATTCGGCCGGAGCAAAAGGCTGGCTGAATCGTTTTCCCGGCCTGACTCCCGAATACGTTGTGCGAAAAGCAATTCTGGCGATCCGCAAACAACAACGGCTTTGTGTGCCCGGTTGGAATTATCAGTTGATGACGTTCCTGCCGCGAATCATGCCCCGTGGACTGAACCTGTTCATCTCGAAAATGCTATTCAAGCAGACCATTGTGGAAAAACAGCAGGGACAGCAAAACGTTGAAGGGCATTAA
- a CDS encoding S41 family peptidase yields the protein MSQVLVVTGAPGSETVSDEVRQAVVSGAEFERSRKWSDAIVHYRDALEVWPENEELQYGLRRAKFHMQIDRRYADASYDKSLLKLSEREATELLDEVLYKIHSHYVESLSSTFFIAHGTESVYLALNNEAFLDNHQIFNTDQPGLKQARRMLFEEYWNKPVSGPDAGRKIVLDVANRLERDLGISKVSVILEYVFGGCNALDDYSSYLTPTKLADLYNNIEGEFVGLGIEMKSEAGKGIHLIEILPESPAEAGGLAGGDYITHIDGIDVLDKPTDESAGLITGKSGSRVHLNWITEDGQRREGSFTRRAVKVKSVPIAKIIDQQNGIGYLRLSGFQRTTAEEFDAALNQLNRQGMTSLIWDVRGNPGGLLTAAVEVLDRLIDHGVLVSTKGRTSDQNWKYSAHSASTWKLPIVLLIDENSASASEIVAGAIRDHNRGMIVGRKSYGKWSVQSIFPVSQNCGLRLTTAKFYSPNGHNHSKIGIEPDVVVPRESQEYLRVTEKSLATDADVLKAIEMLQETQLTRNP from the coding sequence TTGTCTCAAGTCTTAGTCGTGACCGGTGCACCCGGTTCCGAGACTGTCAGCGATGAGGTTCGCCAGGCAGTTGTCAGCGGAGCAGAATTCGAACGATCTCGCAAATGGTCTGATGCCATCGTGCATTACCGCGATGCGTTGGAAGTCTGGCCAGAAAATGAAGAGCTGCAATACGGTCTTCGTCGCGCCAAATTCCATATGCAGATTGATCGTCGTTATGCAGATGCCAGCTACGACAAATCATTGCTCAAATTGTCAGAACGGGAAGCCACCGAACTGCTCGATGAAGTGCTGTATAAAATCCACAGTCACTATGTCGAATCACTTTCGTCGACTTTCTTCATTGCTCACGGCACCGAGAGTGTTTATCTCGCACTAAACAACGAAGCGTTTCTTGACAATCATCAGATCTTCAATACCGATCAGCCCGGGTTGAAACAGGCTCGACGGATGTTATTCGAAGAGTACTGGAACAAACCTGTGTCTGGACCCGATGCCGGTCGCAAAATTGTACTTGATGTCGCGAATCGTCTTGAACGCGATCTCGGTATCTCGAAGGTCTCTGTGATTCTCGAATACGTCTTCGGTGGCTGCAATGCCCTCGATGATTACAGCAGCTACCTCACTCCAACTAAACTGGCTGACCTGTATAATAATATTGAAGGCGAATTCGTTGGCCTCGGAATCGAAATGAAATCCGAAGCCGGCAAGGGAATTCACCTCATCGAAATTCTTCCAGAAAGCCCGGCAGAAGCTGGCGGCTTGGCGGGGGGCGACTATATCACTCATATCGATGGAATTGATGTTCTCGACAAACCAACTGATGAATCAGCTGGACTGATCACCGGTAAAAGTGGCAGCCGAGTTCATCTGAACTGGATTACAGAAGATGGTCAACGTCGTGAAGGATCTTTTACACGACGAGCCGTCAAAGTGAAGAGTGTACCGATTGCGAAGATTATTGATCAACAAAACGGAATTGGATATCTGCGACTGTCAGGTTTCCAACGAACAACAGCTGAAGAGTTCGATGCAGCTCTCAATCAGTTGAATCGTCAGGGAATGACTTCACTGATCTGGGATGTTCGCGGAAATCCTGGTGGATTACTCACTGCCGCTGTCGAAGTCCTCGATCGTCTGATTGATCACGGCGTTCTCGTCTCGACCAAGGGGCGGACTTCGGATCAGAACTGGAAATACTCGGCTCACTCAGCCAGCACCTGGAAACTGCCAATCGTATTACTGATTGACGAAAACAGTGCTTCTGCGAGTGAAATTGTAGCCGGAGCGATTCGGGATCATAACCGAGGCATGATTGTGGGACGAAAGTCTTATGGAAAATGGTCGGTGCAGAGTATCTTCCCAGTCAGTCAGAATTGTGGTTTGCGATTGACGACTGCGAAGTTCTACTCGCCAAACGGTCACAATCACAGTAAGATTGGCATCGAGCCGGACGTTGTGGTTCCGCGTGAGAGTCAGGAATATCTTCGAGTGACTGAGAAATCGTTGGCAACAGATGCTGACGTCCTCAAAGCGATCGAAATGTTGCAGGAGACCCAGCTGACTCGCAATCCTTAA